A genomic segment from Nitrospira lenta encodes:
- a CDS encoding glycosyltransferase produces MRTLLLQLEFPTWKTARPWTYGASFAVADGLAANGVTCLTVPVFPDTPASSPDSWLFHARRMLSGQRFDQVWIWLVHASIDARILEWVAELAPVRIGFFMESLRYEEEDYRWAPELRTRQVDFHRQLDHLTHALLVDERDVDELRARGTTPALWCPGLVPSRFIAQSPRVPRHNRAVFHGNVYGERAQWIDHPLLRDRMTFAKTPAEYTPNQQKFDDLQAVASERLRHLPLVTTVDLERYVRALHTVREAEFRDWLSGLADWAGIVNLPGLTRCFGGRVYEAMAAGRPVISWRIPDRPRINALFEDDRDILLFSPDDPSALAHQIDRIVKDTQLAQRIGAQGQRTLLAHHTAERRIKDILHWLESGTEPHYGNQPTLAEQPTGVISLTPVNSSTAPLSPEPEPDRISTTVFLLTVGDPAFEACAASVNEQAGAVFKTDTIKDVCPFSAAAQAMITRCTTPYFIQVDEDMVLDPDAVSRMEQAMSQAPPEVGMICFHLYDDDRECPIQGIKIYRTELLRRVSFQDLKASEMNLLEQMGEQGIRWILHPAILGRHGTTYTPESIYRRYKTMYEKDIRQWNLLTSDIYRKACKFRETGDTLHLFALLGAAHGIIEAPRAPDREKDARAYNVKELELFGRLFKNTPPVSQPYDRSQAAPPLRYPPIPFEQVQWSSQPVSPRSTDSRPAAEPPPLVSAALAEDTTGQPRHILIVTPYFWPSVGGVETVAEDLGAGLIGAGFHVQVACYEQTDRTMDRYRGIDIIPLAPPDQMINGVPTAALQVKQLITSNRYESCILLGSPMNALFYAMLDIHDLKSRRILFQPTINQEGYDFIQERPMVRSLLKQLAHKTAAVIALGHDTLDARFCLESDIPATIIPNGTPVLKPAFDFRKEYGISPDRFLVVHIANLYRVKNHLGLLDALQHLPPRAMLVMVGQPTHETEYVAEVQRALAARPDVLAIPGLDRTGVAAAIQAANLVVLSSEAEVSPLCILESMSLKRPWIATPGCGTANEQAGGLILSLSEFRSAVERLMTHPELCAELGHSGYEHWVRCFQWERILAGWVSLIRDGHLSQSFETPDAIARTRDRLRTQFHAISPVSSTRHQPDNDSRTAAARTPISASLSPDAQRPQHPAVTPSHEGSMDQDQFYINMFVKSPGWSTPEPNDDESARWSKIAGFLEHILRRVKVNNPDATLRILEVGSGRGWLSNLASQYGTVEGVEPVAGVVSHARKMFPHIRFEAGTADAVLRRPDFTPYDVVLCSEVIEHVPDPQKPAFLEELRQLLTSDGYLILTTPRGEMWEQWQRIAPPCQPIEDWITEDRLAQAMIAQGFTPLGLERIYVEIPSLRYIPAPTPHNVKTMNLLPIYQVWVAQRAATAAAQPRTRINKTPMVSVIIPTYNRPDRLRTAIESVLNQDYQDFQIVVVNDGATSVEDAIADLNHDGRITLITHDRNRGLAASRNTGLRQASGKYVCYLDDDDRFLSDHLRTLVTHLEDSGCKVAYTDAWRVHERLSDNTITEIKRDQPYAEDFNAHQLLIGNYIPVLCLMHERAILDEVGSFDESLFVHEDWDLWIRMATRYPFTRLPATTAEFTWRTDGSSMSSQRKDIFLRTMEIIYRKYAPYAAKYAGVREHQQQNLATHRKEHARKQFVCSIIIPVWNKVELTRQCLVALGPATEDVSFELIVVDNHSTDGTPEFLASLGGDVRIITNDDNLGFAKACNQGAAAATGEYLVFLNNDTIPLAGWLSALVEEVRTHSDVAVVGSKLLYEDGTVQHAGVAIDRHNLTPYHIYNGFAGDHPAVNKRRELNAVTAACLLIRRSVFTEICGFDEGFINGFEDVDLCLKVRDKQCRIIYQPHSVLYHLESQTPGRKQHDQSNANRLHQRWGHCWWLVDDDSIYAGDGYKAVGEDRNGITSYKLHLLDSAQERQAWDLVSSMQRAAHDQDLATVEAILKRHAEWPADSSILQWAASVAKSMKLPAVAEEYRRRAESLNDPAFRELEEIRAALAGGQLSMASTRVDALLRQYPTHAEALLLRAILHMQREQYREAEIAFTTALNQGANRKKCLMGIGMASMGRAYPQGAWQTFLRVLAENPDDADVIHWLLRAGTAQNRWRELSVQLHNYLARNPSDLSVRFAYAGVLLRADLVDAARQEYDQLRALAPAHEGLVELGQAIATQENVLAMNVSNA; encoded by the coding sequence ATGAGAACACTGCTTCTTCAGCTTGAGTTTCCGACATGGAAAACGGCCAGACCCTGGACGTACGGAGCGAGCTTTGCTGTAGCCGACGGACTGGCCGCCAATGGAGTCACGTGCCTGACGGTTCCGGTTTTTCCCGACACGCCGGCCTCATCGCCCGATTCATGGTTGTTTCACGCCCGCCGTATGCTGTCCGGACAGCGGTTCGACCAAGTCTGGATATGGCTTGTGCATGCGTCGATTGACGCACGGATACTTGAATGGGTCGCGGAGCTGGCTCCCGTGCGTATCGGATTCTTCATGGAATCGTTGCGGTATGAAGAGGAAGATTATCGTTGGGCCCCTGAACTGCGGACCCGACAGGTCGACTTTCACCGCCAACTTGACCATCTCACGCACGCCTTGCTGGTAGATGAACGTGACGTCGATGAGCTCAGGGCGCGTGGAACAACGCCGGCACTCTGGTGCCCAGGGTTGGTTCCCAGCCGATTTATTGCACAGTCTCCGCGTGTCCCTCGTCACAATCGAGCCGTCTTTCATGGCAATGTCTACGGAGAACGCGCCCAGTGGATCGACCATCCGCTCCTGCGCGACCGCATGACGTTCGCCAAGACGCCGGCTGAATATACGCCGAACCAACAGAAATTCGATGACCTGCAAGCAGTGGCAAGCGAGCGGCTGCGCCATCTTCCATTAGTGACCACAGTGGATCTTGAGCGGTACGTCCGCGCCTTACATACCGTGCGCGAGGCAGAGTTTCGTGACTGGCTGTCAGGGCTCGCCGACTGGGCCGGTATCGTCAATCTTCCTGGCCTGACCCGTTGTTTCGGCGGTCGTGTCTATGAAGCCATGGCAGCCGGTCGGCCGGTGATTTCTTGGCGTATACCAGACCGGCCGAGGATCAATGCTTTATTTGAAGACGACCGGGACATCCTGCTGTTCTCGCCGGATGATCCCAGTGCGCTGGCCCATCAGATAGATCGCATTGTGAAAGATACGCAGCTTGCTCAGAGAATCGGTGCCCAAGGACAACGTACACTCCTGGCGCACCATACTGCGGAACGTCGGATCAAGGACATTCTTCACTGGCTGGAAAGCGGAACAGAACCTCACTACGGGAACCAGCCCACGCTCGCGGAACAGCCGACAGGCGTCATATCCTTGACACCTGTCAATTCTTCCACGGCCCCTCTGTCACCTGAGCCTGAGCCAGACCGCATATCCACCACAGTCTTTTTGCTGACAGTCGGGGACCCAGCCTTCGAGGCCTGTGCCGCATCGGTGAACGAACAAGCCGGAGCAGTCTTCAAGACCGACACGATTAAAGACGTCTGTCCATTCAGCGCCGCCGCTCAAGCAATGATCACACGATGTACTACCCCGTACTTCATTCAGGTCGACGAAGACATGGTGCTAGATCCCGATGCCGTCAGCCGGATGGAACAGGCCATGTCTCAAGCGCCGCCCGAAGTAGGAATGATCTGCTTTCATTTGTATGACGACGATCGGGAATGTCCGATCCAAGGCATCAAGATCTACCGGACCGAGTTATTGAGGCGGGTGTCCTTCCAAGATCTCAAGGCCAGTGAAATGAACCTGTTGGAGCAAATGGGAGAACAGGGGATTCGCTGGATCCTCCATCCCGCCATACTCGGACGACACGGGACTACGTACACGCCCGAAAGCATTTACCGCCGCTACAAAACGATGTACGAGAAGGATATTCGGCAGTGGAATCTGTTGACCTCCGATATTTACCGAAAGGCCTGTAAGTTCCGCGAGACCGGCGACACGCTCCACTTGTTTGCGCTCCTCGGCGCCGCGCATGGAATCATCGAAGCGCCAAGAGCGCCGGACCGGGAGAAAGACGCGCGCGCCTATAACGTGAAAGAGCTGGAGCTCTTTGGACGGCTATTCAAGAATACTCCGCCGGTGTCTCAGCCTTATGATCGTTCGCAGGCCGCTCCGCCACTGCGATATCCGCCGATCCCCTTCGAGCAGGTCCAGTGGAGCAGTCAGCCAGTTTCGCCGCGTTCAACCGATTCCCGACCAGCAGCTGAACCACCGCCGCTTGTTTCTGCAGCACTCGCAGAGGACACAACCGGGCAGCCACGCCATATTCTCATCGTGACTCCATATTTCTGGCCCTCTGTCGGCGGCGTCGAAACAGTCGCAGAGGATCTGGGCGCGGGTTTGATTGGGGCGGGGTTCCATGTGCAGGTCGCCTGCTATGAACAAACTGATCGAACAATGGATCGCTATCGGGGCATCGACATCATCCCTTTGGCTCCTCCGGATCAGATGATCAATGGTGTACCGACCGCAGCACTCCAAGTGAAACAGCTGATTACTTCAAACCGTTACGAGTCATGCATTCTGCTGGGTTCGCCCATGAATGCACTCTTCTACGCAATGTTGGACATTCACGATCTGAAATCCCGCAGGATTCTCTTCCAGCCGACCATCAATCAAGAAGGGTACGATTTCATTCAAGAGCGACCGATGGTCCGTTCCCTCTTAAAACAATTGGCCCATAAAACCGCCGCCGTCATTGCGTTAGGGCATGACACCCTCGACGCGCGGTTTTGCCTGGAATCGGACATTCCCGCCACTATTATCCCTAACGGCACGCCAGTCTTGAAGCCGGCCTTCGATTTTCGAAAAGAGTACGGCATCTCACCGGATCGCTTCCTTGTTGTTCATATTGCCAATCTGTATCGAGTCAAGAACCATCTGGGCTTACTCGATGCGCTGCAACATTTACCGCCACGGGCCATGTTGGTCATGGTCGGCCAGCCGACTCATGAAACCGAGTATGTCGCAGAAGTCCAACGCGCCCTCGCGGCTCGCCCCGACGTCCTCGCTATTCCGGGACTCGATCGAACAGGAGTCGCTGCGGCGATTCAAGCCGCGAATCTCGTCGTACTCTCCTCCGAGGCCGAAGTGTCGCCGCTCTGTATTTTAGAATCCATGAGTTTGAAGCGGCCATGGATCGCGACGCCTGGTTGTGGAACGGCCAACGAGCAGGCTGGTGGTCTGATCCTTTCACTGAGCGAATTTCGATCGGCGGTCGAGCGGTTGATGACGCATCCCGAGTTATGCGCCGAGCTGGGCCATTCAGGTTATGAACATTGGGTACGCTGTTTTCAATGGGAGCGCATCCTTGCGGGATGGGTCTCATTGATTCGCGACGGGCACCTGTCGCAATCCTTTGAGACTCCGGACGCGATTGCGCGCACGCGTGACCGCCTGCGGACACAGTTCCACGCAATCAGCCCGGTTTCCTCAACGCGCCATCAACCAGACAACGACTCAAGGACGGCTGCCGCACGCACACCAATATCCGCGAGTCTTTCACCGGACGCACAGCGGCCACAGCATCCCGCTGTTACACCATCACACGAGGGCTCAATGGACCAAGATCAGTTTTACATCAATATGTTTGTGAAGAGTCCTGGATGGTCAACGCCGGAACCGAATGACGATGAATCCGCCCGTTGGTCGAAAATCGCCGGTTTCCTGGAACATATCCTCCGGAGAGTGAAGGTCAACAATCCGGATGCCACACTCCGCATCCTTGAAGTCGGCAGCGGACGGGGATGGCTGAGCAACTTGGCTTCCCAATACGGGACGGTGGAAGGCGTGGAGCCAGTCGCTGGCGTCGTCTCTCACGCCCGGAAGATGTTTCCGCACATTCGGTTTGAAGCCGGAACAGCGGACGCCGTCCTGCGCCGCCCTGATTTTACTCCCTATGATGTGGTGCTGTGCTCAGAAGTTATCGAGCATGTGCCGGATCCTCAGAAGCCGGCGTTCCTAGAAGAGCTACGGCAGTTGCTGACGTCAGATGGCTATCTCATTCTGACCACGCCGCGAGGAGAAATGTGGGAACAGTGGCAACGCATCGCGCCGCCTTGCCAACCGATCGAAGATTGGATCACCGAAGACCGGCTCGCCCAAGCCATGATCGCTCAAGGCTTCACTCCCTTGGGCCTCGAACGGATCTACGTCGAGATTCCCAGCCTCCGGTATATTCCTGCGCCCACTCCGCATAACGTCAAGACGATGAATCTGCTTCCCATCTATCAGGTATGGGTAGCGCAGAGGGCCGCGACGGCTGCAGCTCAACCACGCACAAGGATCAACAAGACGCCGATGGTCAGCGTCATCATCCCCACCTACAATCGTCCCGACCGTCTGCGCACCGCCATCGAGAGCGTACTCAATCAAGACTATCAAGACTTTCAGATCGTTGTGGTCAATGACGGAGCGACCTCGGTGGAAGACGCCATCGCCGATCTGAATCACGATGGCCGGATTACCCTCATCACCCACGATCGCAACCGAGGCTTGGCCGCCTCCCGCAACACCGGACTGCGACAGGCTTCAGGAAAGTATGTGTGCTATTTGGATGACGATGACCGCTTTCTTTCGGATCACCTGCGGACACTGGTCACCCACCTGGAAGACTCCGGCTGCAAGGTGGCCTACACCGACGCCTGGCGGGTACATGAACGCCTGTCCGACAACACGATCACGGAGATCAAGCGCGACCAGCCCTACGCCGAAGACTTCAATGCGCACCAACTCCTGATTGGAAATTATATTCCGGTGTTATGCCTCATGCATGAACGCGCCATCCTTGACGAGGTGGGCAGCTTCGATGAAAGCCTCTTCGTCCACGAAGATTGGGATCTCTGGATCAGAATGGCGACTCGATATCCATTCACGCGCCTTCCCGCCACGACAGCTGAATTTACCTGGCGGACGGACGGCTCATCGATGTCGAGCCAGCGCAAAGATATCTTTCTACGCACCATGGAGATTATCTATCGTAAGTACGCGCCCTACGCGGCCAAGTATGCCGGCGTGCGGGAGCACCAGCAGCAGAACCTCGCCACCCATCGCAAAGAGCACGCTCGCAAACAGTTTGTCTGTTCCATCATTATTCCGGTTTGGAACAAGGTCGAGCTCACCCGTCAATGTCTCGTCGCACTCGGTCCTGCCACCGAAGACGTGTCGTTCGAACTGATCGTCGTCGACAACCATTCGACGGACGGCACGCCTGAATTCCTTGCGTCACTGGGCGGCGATGTCCGCATCATCACCAACGACGACAACCTGGGGTTTGCCAAGGCCTGCAACCAAGGAGCAGCCGCCGCCACGGGCGAGTACCTCGTGTTTCTGAACAACGATACGATCCCACTCGCAGGGTGGCTGAGCGCGCTGGTCGAAGAAGTACGGACGCACTCGGATGTCGCCGTCGTCGGCAGCAAACTATTGTATGAAGACGGCACCGTACAACATGCGGGCGTGGCCATCGATCGGCATAATCTGACTCCCTACCATATCTATAACGGATTTGCCGGCGATCATCCGGCCGTCAACAAGCGGCGAGAACTGAATGCCGTGACCGCTGCCTGCCTCCTCATCCGGCGCTCGGTCTTTACTGAGATCTGCGGGTTCGATGAAGGGTTTATCAACGGGTTTGAGGATGTCGATCTGTGCTTGAAAGTACGCGACAAGCAGTGCCGTATCATCTATCAACCTCACAGCGTCTTATACCATCTGGAAAGCCAGACGCCTGGCCGCAAACAACACGACCAGTCGAACGCGAATCGCTTGCATCAGCGTTGGGGGCACTGCTGGTGGCTGGTCGATGACGACAGCATCTATGCAGGGGATGGCTACAAAGCCGTGGGAGAGGATCGGAACGGTATCACCTCCTATAAACTCCATCTGCTTGATAGCGCTCAAGAACGACAAGCCTGGGATCTCGTCTCATCCATGCAACGGGCGGCGCATGACCAGGACTTGGCCACCGTCGAAGCCATCTTGAAACGGCATGCGGAGTGGCCGGCGGATTCGTCCATTCTGCAATGGGCGGCATCGGTGGCGAAATCCATGAAATTGCCGGCCGTCGCCGAGGAGTATCGCCGCCGAGCTGAAAGCCTCAACGATCCCGCATTTCGCGAGCTGGAGGAGATTCGTGCCGCACTGGCCGGTGGTCAGCTCTCGATGGCGTCAACTCGTGTCGATGCGTTACTCAGACAGTATCCCACCCATGCCGAAGCCTTGCTGCTGCGTGCCATCCTACATATGCAGCGGGAGCAATACCGTGAAGCTGAAATCGCCTTTACCACAGCGCTCAATCAGGGAGCCAATCGCAAGAAGTGTCTCATGGGAATCGGCATGGCGTCGATGGGCCGGGCCTATCCGCAAGGAGCCTGGCAGACCTTTCTGCGGGTCCTCGCGGAAAATCCAGACGACGCCGATGTGATTCATTGGCTGCTGCGAGCGGGCACCGCGCAAAACCGCTGGCGTGAGTTAAGCGTGCAGCTCCACAACTATCTGGCGCGGAACCCCAGTGATCTGTCGGTCCGATTCGCCTACGCCGGGGTCTTATTGCGGGCCGATCTGGTGGATGCCGCGCGTCAGGAATATGACCAGCTGCGCGCGTTGGCTCCCGCACACGAGGGATTGGTTGAACTCGGACAAGCCATAGCGACTCAAGAAAATGTGCTGGCCATGAATGTGTCCAACGCCTAG
- a CDS encoding B12-binding domain-containing radical SAM protein, with protein sequence MGSKTLNVVSTPIHDNRPAACGTDQTPVNHTIYEHLTGLLPHGCSRILLVTPPESPENDFNLDLVLSKRYPCFPPYGPGILARNLEQRGYRSALLDLNFHVLQQAHENPAHFRFQVWKDKLIEKIDAFQPDLVGISVMFTISRPSLAAVAAFLKSHYPSLPIIAGGVCVSNDVESILRTVPQIDIGSFYEGDRSFPDLLDVINGKQPLSAIRQVAILKGEQLVSTKERATPTDQEMDIQPEYYDLPIGDYTHYGSMGAYNFMRGERTATTIISNRGCRAMCSFCAVRNFNDISVRGRAVSSVVDEIEHQYSTYGVTHFMWLDDDLLYNGKRAIALFNEITRRNLHITWDASNGLIAAAITPDIMQAASESGCIGFNLGLESGNDQILKSIHKPGTTKSYRQARAILDRYPHVFVKGFMIIGFPHETIAQIRDTVTLGCELQFGWYPLQLLTTLPGTEITVSMIEQGLIQPPTDASFKGLAAGSKSKGGGTLRQRERAEKYAALEFVDLLHTLPADHVPTGAELDDLWFVADYKMNYEKLLHIHEPVKLRNIRVMLRQITDEYTTDNAMGNLFLAVIASKLHEFDESQRRLALADQYQQESAYWTTRFTVLGMREIADRVRAANAAAIALAA encoded by the coding sequence ATGGGGAGCAAGACATTGAACGTCGTCTCGACGCCAATTCACGATAACCGGCCGGCAGCCTGCGGGACGGACCAGACTCCCGTCAATCACACGATCTACGAGCATCTCACCGGCTTGCTGCCGCACGGGTGCTCTCGCATTCTGCTCGTGACGCCACCGGAATCCCCGGAGAACGATTTCAACCTCGACCTGGTGCTGAGCAAGCGCTATCCCTGCTTTCCTCCCTATGGGCCCGGCATTCTTGCGCGCAACCTGGAGCAACGAGGGTATCGAAGCGCGTTGCTCGACTTGAACTTCCATGTCTTACAGCAGGCGCATGAGAATCCGGCTCACTTCAGGTTTCAGGTCTGGAAAGACAAGTTGATCGAGAAGATCGACGCGTTTCAGCCTGATCTAGTGGGCATCAGCGTCATGTTCACCATTTCACGGCCTTCGCTCGCCGCCGTCGCGGCATTTCTGAAATCGCATTACCCCTCCCTTCCGATTATCGCCGGCGGTGTCTGTGTCTCCAATGACGTGGAGTCTATCCTGCGCACCGTTCCACAGATCGACATCGGAAGCTTTTATGAAGGAGATCGCAGCTTTCCGGATCTGCTGGACGTGATCAACGGGAAACAACCGCTCTCTGCAATCAGACAGGTGGCGATTCTGAAAGGGGAGCAACTGGTTTCCACGAAAGAGCGAGCCACGCCGACCGATCAGGAGATGGACATTCAACCGGAATATTATGATTTACCCATCGGAGACTATACGCACTACGGCTCCATGGGCGCCTACAATTTCATGCGGGGCGAACGGACCGCCACGACCATCATCAGTAATCGAGGATGTCGTGCGATGTGCTCCTTCTGTGCCGTCCGCAACTTCAACGACATCAGCGTCCGAGGCCGGGCCGTCTCCAGTGTGGTCGATGAAATCGAACACCAGTACTCCACTTATGGCGTGACTCATTTTATGTGGCTCGATGATGACCTGCTCTACAACGGGAAACGCGCGATCGCGCTGTTCAACGAGATCACAAGACGGAATCTCCACATTACCTGGGATGCGAGCAACGGATTGATTGCGGCGGCGATCACGCCGGACATCATGCAGGCGGCATCAGAATCCGGCTGTATCGGTTTCAATCTCGGGCTGGAGTCTGGTAATGACCAGATTCTGAAATCCATTCACAAGCCCGGCACGACGAAAAGCTACCGGCAGGCCCGCGCCATTCTGGATCGGTATCCGCATGTCTTCGTCAAAGGCTTCATGATCATCGGGTTTCCGCATGAGACCATCGCGCAGATACGGGATACGGTCACGCTCGGCTGTGAACTGCAGTTCGGATGGTACCCGTTACAACTATTGACCACGCTGCCGGGCACAGAGATTACCGTGAGCATGATCGAGCAAGGCCTGATACAGCCCCCCACAGATGCCAGCTTCAAAGGTCTGGCGGCCGGGTCCAAGAGCAAAGGAGGCGGCACGCTGCGTCAACGTGAACGAGCGGAGAAATACGCGGCGCTGGAATTCGTGGATCTGCTGCACACCCTGCCGGCCGATCATGTGCCGACGGGTGCGGAGTTGGATGATCTCTGGTTCGTCGCCGACTATAAAATGAATTATGAAAAGCTGCTCCACATCCATGAGCCGGTCAAGCTTCGCAATATCCGGGTGATGCTGCGGCAGATTACCGATGAGTACACGACCGACAATGCCATGGGCAATCTGTTTCTCGCCGTGATTGCGTCAAAGCTGCATGAGTTTGACGAAAGTCAGCGGCGCCTCGCGTTGGCGGACCAGTATCAACAGGAGTCGGCCTACTGGACCACACGATTTACAGTGCTGGGTATGCGTGAGATCGCTGATCGTGTCCGAGCGGCCAACGCCGCGGCGATTGCTCTTGCGGCCTAA
- a CDS encoding B12-binding domain-containing radical SAM protein has product MTRPGRLDLLLINPNSRARVYQSLGSDLAAVEPPVWIGLMATFIRDRGYSVKILDAEAEGIGPKDVTEQVRHLHPRLAAVIVYGQQPSASTQNMTAAGEVCTAIKRSLPDQPLLIGGLHPSALPERTMREEAVDFVCQGEGPYTLLGLLQQPEWNSPVDYSKVNGLWYRKKGVICSTPQAPVIEDLDKDLRAVAWDLLPMDKYRAHNWHCFGHIGDRKPYASMYTSLGCPFKCSFCCINTPFGKPMIRYRSPDSVIREIDELVTKYGVRNIKMADEMFILNERQVLGICDRIIDRGYDLNIWAYARIDTVKDSMLKKLKQAGVNWLGIGIESASTYVRDGVDKSFGKKDIKEIFEKIRAADINIGANFIFGLPDDTLATMQETLDLAIELCPDWANFYSAMAYPGSKLYELALDKHLPLPETWIGYSQHAYEALPLPTEHLSASTVLGFRDAAFHTFFEHPRYLAHVEAKFGSDTVEHLRDMTKHRLKRQHLDESLAATARS; this is encoded by the coding sequence ATGACGCGTCCAGGCCGGCTGGATCTCTTACTCATCAATCCGAACTCACGAGCCAGAGTCTATCAAAGCCTCGGGTCTGATCTTGCCGCGGTCGAACCGCCTGTCTGGATCGGATTGATGGCGACATTCATTCGGGACCGTGGATATTCCGTCAAGATTCTGGATGCGGAAGCGGAAGGGATCGGGCCGAAAGATGTTACGGAACAGGTTCGCCATCTGCACCCGAGGCTGGCGGCCGTCATTGTCTACGGGCAACAACCGTCGGCGTCGACTCAGAACATGACCGCCGCGGGAGAAGTCTGCACAGCCATCAAGCGTAGTCTGCCTGACCAGCCGCTCCTCATCGGCGGATTGCATCCCTCGGCGTTGCCTGAACGCACCATGCGGGAGGAAGCCGTCGATTTTGTCTGCCAGGGAGAAGGCCCCTATACCCTTCTTGGTCTCCTGCAGCAGCCTGAGTGGAACAGCCCGGTCGACTACAGCAAGGTCAACGGACTCTGGTACCGGAAGAAAGGCGTCATCTGTTCAACGCCGCAAGCCCCGGTGATCGAAGATCTGGATAAGGACTTGCGCGCGGTCGCGTGGGATCTGTTGCCGATGGACAAATACCGCGCCCACAATTGGCATTGTTTCGGCCATATCGGCGACCGCAAGCCCTATGCGTCGATGTATACGAGCCTCGGCTGCCCGTTTAAATGTTCGTTCTGCTGCATCAATACCCCCTTCGGGAAACCGATGATCCGCTACCGCAGCCCGGATAGTGTCATCCGGGAAATCGATGAGCTCGTCACCAAATACGGCGTGCGCAACATCAAGATGGCCGATGAGATGTTCATTCTGAACGAGCGGCAGGTTCTCGGCATCTGCGATCGCATCATCGACCGCGGCTATGACTTGAACATTTGGGCCTACGCGCGGATCGATACGGTCAAAGACAGCATGTTGAAGAAGTTGAAGCAAGCGGGCGTCAACTGGCTGGGAATCGGCATTGAATCGGCCAGCACATATGTCCGCGACGGAGTAGACAAAAGTTTCGGCAAGAAAGACATCAAAGAGATTTTCGAGAAGATTCGCGCGGCGGACATCAATATCGGCGCAAATTTTATTTTCGGCCTTCCCGACGACACCCTGGCTACGATGCAGGAAACTCTGGATCTCGCCATCGAGCTCTGCCCGGACTGGGCGAATTTCTATTCAGCCATGGCCTATCCGGGATCCAAGCTCTATGAACTTGCGCTGGACAAACATCTGCCGCTGCCGGAAACCTGGATCGGATATTCCCAGCATGCCTATGAGGCACTGCCGCTGCCGACCGAGCATCTGTCGGCCAGTACCGTTCTCGGTTTCCGGGACGCTGCATTTCATACGTTTTTTGAGCACCCCCGATATCTCGCACACGTCGAAGCCAAATTCGGCAGCGACACAGTCGAGCATCTCCGGGACATGACGAAGCATCGGCTGAAGAGACAGCATCTTGATGAATCGCTTGCCGCAACAGCTCGCTCATAG
- a CDS encoding transketolase C-terminal domain-containing protein: MGRTVAEVIRETTRDHLTNNRGLFLGQCVSAVGWIGGTVPNMSEAEGIVELSLADVTNAGIAVGAALVGRRPIYTVRYQGFMWYNAAPIVNYAAKSKDVWGVPCPVFLRAIAMEGNGIGPVASASQHGLIMRMPGMPVCAPMSPNEWMEAWQWFMRHDDPLYVSEHRRSFVIDYEFDNRIEPDADITLFPISAARLNALEAVETLRREGIICDIQHLVWLKPFTVTDEMQHSLSRTKLGLVIDSDFEIGGPSRSIAYDLMHQSGAPVFALGLEDRSAGVAESLDNPTPTPEQIIRVVRELVRKRQHAPVGVTRGGEQ; encoded by the coding sequence ATGGGCAGAACGGTTGCAGAAGTCATAAGAGAGACGACCAGGGACCATCTGACGAACAATCGCGGCCTCTTTTTAGGTCAGTGTGTGTCCGCCGTGGGATGGATCGGCGGCACGGTACCAAACATGTCGGAAGCGGAAGGCATCGTCGAACTGTCGCTCGCCGATGTGACCAATGCCGGTATCGCCGTTGGGGCGGCGCTCGTCGGCCGGCGGCCGATCTATACGGTGCGCTATCAAGGATTTATGTGGTACAACGCCGCCCCCATTGTGAACTATGCGGCCAAATCAAAGGATGTCTGGGGCGTGCCCTGTCCCGTGTTTCTCCGCGCCATTGCCATGGAAGGCAATGGCATCGGTCCCGTCGCCTCGGCCTCCCAGCATGGTCTCATCATGCGCATGCCCGGCATGCCGGTGTGCGCGCCCATGTCGCCCAACGAATGGATGGAGGCCTGGCAGTGGTTCATGCGCCATGACGACCCGCTCTATGTCAGTGAGCATCGCCGTAGTTTTGTCATCGACTATGAATTCGACAACCGCATCGAGCCCGATGCGGACATCACGTTGTTTCCCATTTCCGCCGCCCGCCTCAATGCCCTGGAAGCGGTGGAGACATTGCGACGGGAAGGAATCATCTGCGACATCCAGCATCTTGTCTGGCTCAAGCCCTTCACAGTGACGGATGAGATGCAGCACAGTTTATCCAGAACGAAGTTGGGACTTGTGATCGATTCAGACTTTGAAATCGGCGGCCCGTCACGGTCGATTGCCTATGATCTCATGCATCAATCCGGCGCGCCGGTATTCGCCCTGGGGCTAGAGGACAGATCGGCAGGCGTTGCTGAATCGTTGGACAACCCGACTCCTACTCCCGAGCAAATTATCCGCGTCGTCCGGGAATTGGTCAGAAAGAGACAGCACGCGCCGGTGGGAGTCACAAGGGGAGGGGAGCAATGA